The following proteins are encoded in a genomic region of Dioscorea cayenensis subsp. rotundata cultivar TDr96_F1 chromosome 8, TDr96_F1_v2_PseudoChromosome.rev07_lg8_w22 25.fasta, whole genome shotgun sequence:
- the LOC120267888 gene encoding glucose-induced degradation protein 8 homolog isoform X2: protein MMDFDPKLYENAINDADVRNIVLSYLVHNCFKETAEAFISCTGMNQPANYLVDMDLRKSIFIFAMEGNALKAMELTEHLTPNLLEEENDLRFDLLSLHFVDLLSSRKFTEALEFAQTKLAPFGKSPKYMQKLEDFMALLAYDEPDCSPMFHLMRSDYRQTIADNLNQAILARVNLPSYSSMETLIQQTTVVTQCLHQELGKWRNQRVVGRGNTGRALVSDHYQSLVAEN from the exons GCAATCAATGATGCAGACGTTCGTAACATTGTCCTATCATACCTTGTGCATAATTGTTTCAAAGAGACAGCGGAGGCCTTCATTTCTTGTACTGGAATGAACCAGCCTGCTAATTATCTTGTGGACATGGATTTACGAAAAT caaTTTTCATTTTCGCAATGGAGGGGAATGCTCTCAAGGCCATGGAACTGACAGAACATCTAACTCCTAACCTCttggaagaagaaaatgatttgCGTTTTGATTTATTGAGTCTTCACTTTGTTGATTTGCTCAGCTCAAGAAAGTT CACAGAAGCTTTGGAGTTTGCTCAGACCAAGCTTGCACCATTTGGGAAATCACCGAAGTATATGCAAAAGCTGGAA GATTTTATGGCTTTGCTAGCTTATGATGAGCCTGACTGTTCACCAATGTTTCATCTAATGAGATCTGATTATCGTCAGACTATTGCTGATAATTTGAATCAAGCTATTCTTG CGCGTGTGAACCTGCCTAGTTATTCCTCAATGGAAACACTCATACAGCAAACGACTGTTGTGACACAATGCCTACATCAAGAACTTGGCAAG TGGCGGAACCAAAGGGTGGTAGGACGGGGAAACACAGGTAGAGCACTAGTCAGCGACCATTATCAGTCATTAGTGGCGGAGAACTAG
- the LOC120267888 gene encoding glucose-induced degradation protein 8-B homolog isoform X6 — MMDFDPKLYENVAINDADVRNIVLSYLVHNCFKETAEAFISCTGMNQPANYLVDMDLRKSIFIFAMEGNALKAMELTEHLTPNLLEEENDLRFDLLSLHFVDLLSSRKFTEALEFAQTKLAPFGKSPKYMQKLEDFMALLAYDEPDCSPMFHLMRSDYRQTIADNLNQAILVIPQWKHSYSKRLL, encoded by the exons GCAATCAATGATGCAGACGTTCGTAACATTGTCCTATCATACCTTGTGCATAATTGTTTCAAAGAGACAGCGGAGGCCTTCATTTCTTGTACTGGAATGAACCAGCCTGCTAATTATCTTGTGGACATGGATTTACGAAAAT caaTTTTCATTTTCGCAATGGAGGGGAATGCTCTCAAGGCCATGGAACTGACAGAACATCTAACTCCTAACCTCttggaagaagaaaatgatttgCGTTTTGATTTATTGAGTCTTCACTTTGTTGATTTGCTCAGCTCAAGAAAGTT CACAGAAGCTTTGGAGTTTGCTCAGACCAAGCTTGCACCATTTGGGAAATCACCGAAGTATATGCAAAAGCTGGAA GATTTTATGGCTTTGCTAGCTTATGATGAGCCTGACTGTTCACCAATGTTTCATCTAATGAGATCTGATTATCGTCAGACTATTGCTGATAATTTGAATCAAGCTATTCTTG TTATTCCTCAATGGAAACACTCATACAGCAAACGACTGTTGTGA
- the LOC120267888 gene encoding glucose-induced degradation protein 8 homolog isoform X1, which translates to MMDFDPKLYENVAINDADVRNIVLSYLVHNCFKETAEAFISCTGMNQPANYLVDMDLRKSIFIFAMEGNALKAMELTEHLTPNLLEEENDLRFDLLSLHFVDLLSSRKFTEALEFAQTKLAPFGKSPKYMQKLEDFMALLAYDEPDCSPMFHLMRSDYRQTIADNLNQAILARVNLPSYSSMETLIQQTTVVTQCLHQELGKWRNQRVVGRGNTGRALVSDHYQSLVAEN; encoded by the exons GCAATCAATGATGCAGACGTTCGTAACATTGTCCTATCATACCTTGTGCATAATTGTTTCAAAGAGACAGCGGAGGCCTTCATTTCTTGTACTGGAATGAACCAGCCTGCTAATTATCTTGTGGACATGGATTTACGAAAAT caaTTTTCATTTTCGCAATGGAGGGGAATGCTCTCAAGGCCATGGAACTGACAGAACATCTAACTCCTAACCTCttggaagaagaaaatgatttgCGTTTTGATTTATTGAGTCTTCACTTTGTTGATTTGCTCAGCTCAAGAAAGTT CACAGAAGCTTTGGAGTTTGCTCAGACCAAGCTTGCACCATTTGGGAAATCACCGAAGTATATGCAAAAGCTGGAA GATTTTATGGCTTTGCTAGCTTATGATGAGCCTGACTGTTCACCAATGTTTCATCTAATGAGATCTGATTATCGTCAGACTATTGCTGATAATTTGAATCAAGCTATTCTTG CGCGTGTGAACCTGCCTAGTTATTCCTCAATGGAAACACTCATACAGCAAACGACTGTTGTGACACAATGCCTACATCAAGAACTTGGCAAG TGGCGGAACCAAAGGGTGGTAGGACGGGGAAACACAGGTAGAGCACTAGTCAGCGACCATTATCAGTCATTAGTGGCGGAGAACTAG
- the LOC120267888 gene encoding glucose-induced degradation protein 8-B homolog isoform X3, producing the protein MMDFDPKLYENVAINDADVRNIVLSYLVHNCFKETAEAFISCTGMNQPANYLVDMDLRKSIFIFAMEGNALKAMELTEHLTPNLLEEENDLRFDLLSLHFVDLLSSRKFTEALEFAQTKLAPFGKSPKYMQKLEDFMALLAYDEPDCSPMFHLMRSDYRQTIADNLNQAILARVNLPSYSSMETLIQQTTVVTQCLHQELGKDGPPPFSLNRFLKR; encoded by the exons GCAATCAATGATGCAGACGTTCGTAACATTGTCCTATCATACCTTGTGCATAATTGTTTCAAAGAGACAGCGGAGGCCTTCATTTCTTGTACTGGAATGAACCAGCCTGCTAATTATCTTGTGGACATGGATTTACGAAAAT caaTTTTCATTTTCGCAATGGAGGGGAATGCTCTCAAGGCCATGGAACTGACAGAACATCTAACTCCTAACCTCttggaagaagaaaatgatttgCGTTTTGATTTATTGAGTCTTCACTTTGTTGATTTGCTCAGCTCAAGAAAGTT CACAGAAGCTTTGGAGTTTGCTCAGACCAAGCTTGCACCATTTGGGAAATCACCGAAGTATATGCAAAAGCTGGAA GATTTTATGGCTTTGCTAGCTTATGATGAGCCTGACTGTTCACCAATGTTTCATCTAATGAGATCTGATTATCGTCAGACTATTGCTGATAATTTGAATCAAGCTATTCTTG CGCGTGTGAACCTGCCTAGTTATTCCTCAATGGAAACACTCATACAGCAAACGACTGTTGTGACACAATGCCTACATCAAGAACTTGGCAAG GATGGGCCTCCccctttttctttaaatagGTTCTTGAAGAGGTAG
- the LOC120267888 gene encoding glucose-induced degradation protein 8-B homolog isoform X4, which produces MMDFDPKLYENVAINDADVRNIVLSYLVHNCFKETAEAFISCTGMNQPANYLVDMDLRKSIFIFAMEGNALKAMELTEHLTPNLLEEENDLRFDLLSLHFVDLLSSRKFTEALEFAQTKLAPFGKSPKYMQKLEDFMALLAYDEPDCSPMFHLMRSDYRQTIADNLNQAILARVNLPSYSSMETLIQQTTVVTQCLHQELGKVLEEVDERCCA; this is translated from the exons GCAATCAATGATGCAGACGTTCGTAACATTGTCCTATCATACCTTGTGCATAATTGTTTCAAAGAGACAGCGGAGGCCTTCATTTCTTGTACTGGAATGAACCAGCCTGCTAATTATCTTGTGGACATGGATTTACGAAAAT caaTTTTCATTTTCGCAATGGAGGGGAATGCTCTCAAGGCCATGGAACTGACAGAACATCTAACTCCTAACCTCttggaagaagaaaatgatttgCGTTTTGATTTATTGAGTCTTCACTTTGTTGATTTGCTCAGCTCAAGAAAGTT CACAGAAGCTTTGGAGTTTGCTCAGACCAAGCTTGCACCATTTGGGAAATCACCGAAGTATATGCAAAAGCTGGAA GATTTTATGGCTTTGCTAGCTTATGATGAGCCTGACTGTTCACCAATGTTTCATCTAATGAGATCTGATTATCGTCAGACTATTGCTGATAATTTGAATCAAGCTATTCTTG CGCGTGTGAACCTGCCTAGTTATTCCTCAATGGAAACACTCATACAGCAAACGACTGTTGTGACACAATGCCTACATCAAGAACTTGGCAAG GTTCTTGAAGAGGTAGATGAAAGATGTTGTGCATAG
- the LOC120267888 gene encoding glucose-induced degradation protein 8 homolog isoform X5 → MNQPANYLVDMDLRKSIFIFAMEGNALKAMELTEHLTPNLLEEENDLRFDLLSLHFVDLLSSRKFTEALEFAQTKLAPFGKSPKYMQKLEDFMALLAYDEPDCSPMFHLMRSDYRQTIADNLNQAILARVNLPSYSSMETLIQQTTVVTQCLHQELGKWRNQRVVGRGNTGRALVSDHYQSLVAEN, encoded by the exons ATGAACCAGCCTGCTAATTATCTTGTGGACATGGATTTACGAAAAT caaTTTTCATTTTCGCAATGGAGGGGAATGCTCTCAAGGCCATGGAACTGACAGAACATCTAACTCCTAACCTCttggaagaagaaaatgatttgCGTTTTGATTTATTGAGTCTTCACTTTGTTGATTTGCTCAGCTCAAGAAAGTT CACAGAAGCTTTGGAGTTTGCTCAGACCAAGCTTGCACCATTTGGGAAATCACCGAAGTATATGCAAAAGCTGGAA GATTTTATGGCTTTGCTAGCTTATGATGAGCCTGACTGTTCACCAATGTTTCATCTAATGAGATCTGATTATCGTCAGACTATTGCTGATAATTTGAATCAAGCTATTCTTG CGCGTGTGAACCTGCCTAGTTATTCCTCAATGGAAACACTCATACAGCAAACGACTGTTGTGACACAATGCCTACATCAAGAACTTGGCAAG TGGCGGAACCAAAGGGTGGTAGGACGGGGAAACACAGGTAGAGCACTAGTCAGCGACCATTATCAGTCATTAGTGGCGGAGAACTAG